The Ziziphus jujuba cultivar Dongzao chromosome 1, ASM3175591v1 genome segment CGGGTTCCATCGGCCAACCTAAGTTGAATTGAGGTTGACGGCAGTGTTTCATCCACAACTGGGACTGCTGAAGAGGTTGGAGCAGCTACCGTTGGCACATTTGAAACTGGAGCAGAGCCACTGCCTAGAGTTCTTCCCACACCCTGAAAAGGAACATGCTGCTTCTCCGGTTCCTGCATGAACAAAAATACAGCACAGTAAAACTACATGTCTATAACATACTTTATAGAATACACCACTGAAATTAGAATGATGCACCTAAAAGCAGATAAATGATTCCCCAAGGGGTTGGTTCAATGGACCCATGCCAGAAGCTttgctttttattaaaaaaactgtGCAACTTAATTTGAATGACACCAACCCCTCAAAACAAACCCAGTAAATTGTGCAACCAGGATTAGCAAGATGCCCTAAGAGGCCCATACCTTGTGAAGGCCAAAAATATGGAAAACAAACAGTCGCAATTCACATGATTTCTTAAAGAGAACCTAAAGCTTTAAAAGCACCATGGGAGTACAAACAACGTATTTGTAGTTGctcaaaatttaaaagagaaCAATGGATTTGATCCTCTGTAGGACAAAAAGTAAAGCAATGATAGATCATAAGGAGAGGACTTACAGGACAATTCTCATTCCTCCTTATGAGATTGACATGAACTGAGGTCCTTCGATCTGCAGGTTCTAGCTCTTTTGGACACTCAGACTTCTTGATGCTCTGCATCAAGATACTAGAAGTCATCTACAAACATTACTTTTGGTAATATtaagaaagagaggaaaagcAATCCATTGCCTAATCCTaatagatcactagtatgtttatGTAGACATGAATGATTCATCTGTGAGATATCTCGCAGAGTCACCATATTAACTCATCCACAACAATTAAATGATAAGAACGCAAAATGCTTCATTTTAATTCTTTATCAAaacctttattatttttcttcttcatcttcttcattttttcccCCCCAGAATATCTAACAACTCACAGCAAAAGATTACAGATATCCATCTCAAACACAGCACCTGTTTCtgtaatttacttatttcttgTCCTATGTTTTCTATTGAGACAAAACCTCGATTACTATTACCTCTAAGAAAGATGCATTTTCAGGGTCATCCAACCTCCTTAAAGGCCCACCATTTACAGTGAAGCCATTGCCCCAGAAAACAATGTTGTGAACAACAGTCTCAGGATGCTGAGGAGCAGATTGTACAGATTCCCCTGAGAGTAACCTAGCAGTTCCAGTAAAGCTACTTGAGCTTGAAGGTGGACGAACAGGCCCTTCTACAGCTCCCAATTGCCTGGCTTGGTCAAAGATTGCATCCACATCATTACCCTTTGAAGGATCTTGGACAAGCATTCCACTGCAAAATCGAATTAACATATATTAGACATCATTCTAGCATTTCACGAAAATATCAACATCTGGAATCAGttacttcaaaaattattttttcaaacatatACGCAAAGAAATCAGCTGTAATCACCAAGGGGTGAAAAGTGAGCCAACATGCAGTTCTTAATGCTGATCACAGTGTCAACATATGAATAAACATATGCCTTCTACACAAAGTAAACATTATTGACAATTTGAGCATCTAATGGATGAAATCTGATGGCTCAATTGCAAACGAAGATGAATTAAACCAATACCATCTAGTCATCCTAACAATGTCAACCTTCATATAGAAAAGAATGTTATCTTAGCATCTATGCATGCAGGCACGTGCATGCAAATCTAACCATCAATCACCAAAGACTTATCATACATCCAACTCCCTTTACATTCCACTTGTGCAGTTATTTCGAATTTTTGACATTGATTGGTGTAATGAAAATTCCAATGGAAGACTCATCCCAAACTATAAAGTTTCTAGTTCAACTTTCCCACCTAATTGATGCACATCCAGATTCAAAATGAACGACAGAATACCATATCATTCATATTCTGAAATGCAATACTATTTTCCATCTCCCTTATATATAAAGCCAATCACCACATTATTGTGACCACCCATCTCCTCATAGGACTAACCTCCTTAGTatccaacaaaacaaaacaacagaccttaaaatttaactaaaataaCCCATCCTTCCAAAGTACCACCTCCTAATAGACTTGGTAAATATCTGATCAGCTAGCTTTCCTCCATAATATACCAATGCATCCAACGCCAACACTGCATTGTGAACTTAAAATGCAGTACTCTGTTTTGCTTCTCAATCAGATCCTCAGTTAGAAAGAGGAAGCAAAATGTCCATATATGCCTAAACTTCGAACTCAACCTCATACAAATTAATCACTTTTAAGAAAATTCTTGGACTCTTAATTTCTCCTCGATGTTCCAAGCAACCAAACATGCAAACACGATACTCAAAATTGAATAATCGTACAAAACAATACATTACTTAGATGCTAAATACAATCAAATTtagaaagcattaaaaaaactaaaacttcggcaaaaatcaaatagaaaacAGGAACCAAAAGTGGAATTAAAAAATCTAGtcgtaggaaaaaaaaaaaaaaaagaaaaaaaaaaggagcaagCTAGGGTTAGGAGAAAGACCTCTTCTCACCACCAGTATAGTACTCCTGAGGGCCATCAGAATCGCTGTCGGAGTCAGCCGACCGCCGGTTGAGATCGGCAAGGGTACGTATACCACCGCTGCGACTGCTCGAGGCTTTCGAAGTTTTCTTGTCCTTTGACGCCATTGATTACTGCAACTGAAGaaatcagagagagagagagagagatagagagagagagatccgGATACTTGACTTCGCGTCGTTTCCTATATAAGGGAAATCCACATTCTTCCGAGAGCGCGTGTACG includes the following:
- the LOC107415732 gene encoding plant UBX domain-containing protein 4 isoform X3 translates to MASKDKKTSKASSSRSGGIRTLADLNRRSADSDSDSDGPQEYYTGGEKSGMLVQDPSKGNDVDAIFDQARQLGAVEGPVRPPSSSSSFTGTARLLSGESVQSAPQHPETVVHNIVFWGNGFTVNGGPLRRLDDPENASFLEEPEKQHVPFQGVGRTLGSGSAPVSNVPTVAAPTSSAVPVVDETLPSTSIQLRLADGTRLIAQFNHHHTISDIRAFIDASRPEGTGNYQLQVMGFPPKLLGDPTQTIEQAGLANSVVIQKF
- the LOC107415732 gene encoding plant UBX domain-containing protein 4 isoform X2, with product MASKDKKTSKASSSRSGGIRTLADLNRRSADSDSDSDGPQEYYTGGEKSGMLVQDPSKGNDVDAIFDQARQLGAVEGPVRPPSSSSSFTGTARLLSGESVQSAPQHPETVVHNIVFWGNGFTVNGGPLRRLDDPENASFLESIKKSECPKELEPADRRTSVHVNLIRRNENCPEPEKQHVPFQGVGRTLGSGSAPVSNVPTVAAPTSSAVPVVDETLPSTSIQLRLADGTRLIAQFNHHHTISDIRAFIDASRPEGTGNYQLQVMGFPPKLLGDPTQTIEQAGLANSVVIQKF
- the LOC107415732 gene encoding plant UBX domain-containing protein 4 isoform X1; this translates as MASKDKKTSKASSSRSGGIRTLADLNRRSADSDSDSDGPQEYYTGGEKSGMLVQDPSKGNDVDAIFDQARQLGAVEGPVRPPSSSSSFTGTARLLSGESVQSAPQHPETVVHNIVFWGNGFTVNGGPLRRLDDPENASFLEMTSSILMQSIKKSECPKELEPADRRTSVHVNLIRRNENCPEPEKQHVPFQGVGRTLGSGSAPVSNVPTVAAPTSSAVPVVDETLPSTSIQLRLADGTRLIAQFNHHHTISDIRAFIDASRPEGTGNYQLQVMGFPPKLLGDPTQTIEQAGLANSVVIQKF